The Apostichopus japonicus isolate 1M-3 chromosome 6, ASM3797524v1, whole genome shotgun sequence genome contains a region encoding:
- the LOC139969234 gene encoding uncharacterized protein isoform X2 — protein sequence MATAQGRIDKQQQIRVALWAPPRSLSTAFERCISTLHAKHAITIFHEPFTTAYHLGPEKQLRQPVPFGNFITKESKYTYSWVRSQLEEESPDKKVIFFKDLGYSIDGKYDHLPSGYQHTFLIRNPTLVFTSMNNLLLKFRIRILRVNLTKISPKGWIYEEMFDLYEHLTKELGQKVIIIDSEDLVENPKAMLELYCKETGIPFYEDMINWRTGQEDMKDWKYSKKLMRVNRVIGQYDRAMGSSGLGRPSHRTVDVSKYPNDCQEAITYSESFYRKLYEMRLRLPEEDSINGE from the coding sequence ATGGCCACGGCTCAAGGAAGAAttgataaacaacaacaaatacgTGTGGCATTATGGGCTCCACCGCGGTCCTTGTCGACAGCCTTTGAGCGTTGTATCAGCACTCTACACGCTAAACATGCCATAACCATCTTCCACGAGCCGTTTACTACAGCCTACCATCTAGGACCAGAAAAGCAATTGCGTCAACCAGTTCCCTTTGGAAATTTCATAACTAAAGAATCGAAGTACACCTATAGCTGGGTAAGAAGTCAACTGGAGGAGGAATCTCCCGACAAGAAGGTCATTTTCTTTAAGGACTTAGGTTACTCCATTGATGGTAAATATGATCATCTTCCCAGCGGTTATCAACATACCTTCTTAATTCGGAACCCAACTCTAGTGTTCACTTCCATGAACAATCTTTTGTTAAAATTTCGGATTCGAATTCTGCGTGTGAATCTAACCAAGATATCACCGAAAGGTTGGATTTATGAAGAAATGTTCGATTTGTACGAACATCTGACCAAAGAGTTGGGACAAAAAGTGATCATTATAGATTCCGAGGACCTGGTGGAGAATCCGAAGGCAATGTTGGAGTTGTACTGTAAAGAAACAGGTATTCCATTCTATGAGGACATGATCAATTGGCGAACAGGTCAGGAAGACATGAAAGATTGGAAGTATTCTAAAAAACTAATGAGAGTTAATCGAGTAATCGGCCAGTATGATCGAGCTATGGGCTCAAGTGGCCTTGGAAGACCGAGTCATCGAACAGTTGACGTATCAAAGTACCCGAATGACTGTCAAGAAGCTATCACGTACTCTGAATCATTTTATAGGAAACTTTACGAAATGAGATTGAGACTTCCAGAGGAGGATAGCATCAATGGAGAATAA
- the LOC139969238 gene encoding uncharacterized protein has translation MAEQSPFFGSGSNSKGEVAPPSPNTGESGQAPVYHGTYEKKGQKYTLYTFIGAIIIMVLITFILCIVEGLKHPQGVLFFLLAISLIGFIFIELMVLRMIRSGDLDKEKAWFAYFMGACTIVEALFVNIVVLS, from the exons ATGGCTGAGCAGTCCCCTTTCTTTGGCAGTGGATCTAACAGCAAAGGTGAAGTTGCCCCACCATCACCCAATACAGGGGAGTCTGGCCAGGCTCCAGTATATCATGGAACCTATGAAAAAAAAGGACAG AAATACACTCTCTATACATTCATCGGTGCTATCATTATTATGGTGTTG ATTACCTTCATTCTGTGTATTGTCGAAGGGCTCAAACATCCACAGggtgttttattctttcttcttGCCATCAGTTTAATTGGATTCATATTTATTGAACTTATGGTT TTACGAATGATACGCAGCGGTGACTTAGACAAGGAGAAAGCTTGGTTTGCTTATTTCATGGGAGCATGTACTATCGTAGAGGCTCTCTTTGTAAATATCGTAGTCTTGTCATAG
- the LOC139969234 gene encoding uncharacterized protein isoform X1, translated as MWSILIGPCCIQLIMATAQGRIDKQQQIRVALWAPPRSLSTAFERCISTLHAKHAITIFHEPFTTAYHLGPEKQLRQPVPFGNFITKESKYTYSWVRSQLEEESPDKKVIFFKDLGYSIDGKYDHLPSGYQHTFLIRNPTLVFTSMNNLLLKFRIRILRVNLTKISPKGWIYEEMFDLYEHLTKELGQKVIIIDSEDLVENPKAMLELYCKETGIPFYEDMINWRTGQEDMKDWKYSKKLMRVNRVIGQYDRAMGSSGLGRPSHRTVDVSKYPNDCQEAITYSESFYRKLYEMRLRLPEEDSINGE; from the exons ATGTGGTCAATACTAATTGGTCCGTGTTGTATTCAACTAA TTATGGCCACGGCTCAAGGAAGAAttgataaacaacaacaaatacgTGTGGCATTATGGGCTCCACCGCGGTCCTTGTCGACAGCCTTTGAGCGTTGTATCAGCACTCTACACGCTAAACATGCCATAACCATCTTCCACGAGCCGTTTACTACAGCCTACCATCTAGGACCAGAAAAGCAATTGCGTCAACCAGTTCCCTTTGGAAATTTCATAACTAAAGAATCGAAGTACACCTATAGCTGGGTAAGAAGTCAACTGGAGGAGGAATCTCCCGACAAGAAGGTCATTTTCTTTAAGGACTTAGGTTACTCCATTGATGGTAAATATGATCATCTTCCCAGCGGTTATCAACATACCTTCTTAATTCGGAACCCAACTCTAGTGTTCACTTCCATGAACAATCTTTTGTTAAAATTTCGGATTCGAATTCTGCGTGTGAATCTAACCAAGATATCACCGAAAGGTTGGATTTATGAAGAAATGTTCGATTTGTACGAACATCTGACCAAAGAGTTGGGACAAAAAGTGATCATTATAGATTCCGAGGACCTGGTGGAGAATCCGAAGGCAATGTTGGAGTTGTACTGTAAAGAAACAGGTATTCCATTCTATGAGGACATGATCAATTGGCGAACAGGTCAGGAAGACATGAAAGATTGGAAGTATTCTAAAAAACTAATGAGAGTTAATCGAGTAATCGGCCAGTATGATCGAGCTATGGGCTCAAGTGGCCTTGGAAGACCGAGTCATCGAACAGTTGACGTATCAAAGTACCCGAATGACTGTCAAGAAGCTATCACGTACTCTGAATCATTTTATAGGAAACTTTACGAAATGAGATTGAGACTTCCAGAGGAGGATAGCATCAATGGAGAATAA
- the LOC139969237 gene encoding uncharacterized protein isoform X1: MMSSYQSIGGSSSEGGSSAPIYHDHSPSAIMAGMAFGVVTTVMVIIAVIFAIVNVHRNWTFTLLIINLFISCVVTLFLLWWYRKGILAPNKMWFLFVTGGILVFQCLSTIIYVTKHKTFTDGSKYNPAFTVVAPVTIITPPPRLLDLVVTENVAGYLQVPHG, from the exons ATGATGTCTTCCTACCAATCAATTGGTGGTTCCAGTAGTGAAGGTGGTTCCAGTGCACCAATTTATCATGATCACTCACCTTCTGCG ATTATGGCTGGAATGGCTTTTGGTGTAGTTACTACTGTGATGGTCATT ATTGCAGTTATCTTTGCAATTGTTAATGTACATCGGAATTGGACCTTCACTCTACTAATAATTAATCTCTTCATCAGCTGTGTTGTCACATTGTTCTTG CTTTGGTGGTACAGGAAAGGAATACTG GCTCCAAATAAAATGTGGTTTTTATTTGTGACTGGGGGAATTTTGGTGTTCCAGTGTCTTTCAACCATTATCTACGTGACCAAACATAAGACCTTTACAGATGGATCTAAGTATAATCCTGCTTTCACGGTTGTAGCACCAGTTACTATTATTACACCACCACCACGACTACTTGATCTTGTGGTAACAGAGAATGTTGCAGGGTATTTGCAAGTACCACACGGTTAG
- the LOC139969237 gene encoding uncharacterized protein isoform X2, producing MAGMAFGVVTTVMVIIAVIFAIVNVHRNWTFTLLIINLFISCVVTLFLLWWYRKGILAPNKMWFLFVTGGILVFQCLSTIIYVTKHKTFTDGSKYNPAFTVVAPVTIITPPPRLLDLVVTENVAGYLQVPHG from the exons ATGGCTGGAATGGCTTTTGGTGTAGTTACTACTGTGATGGTCATT ATTGCAGTTATCTTTGCAATTGTTAATGTACATCGGAATTGGACCTTCACTCTACTAATAATTAATCTCTTCATCAGCTGTGTTGTCACATTGTTCTTG CTTTGGTGGTACAGGAAAGGAATACTG GCTCCAAATAAAATGTGGTTTTTATTTGTGACTGGGGGAATTTTGGTGTTCCAGTGTCTTTCAACCATTATCTACGTGACCAAACATAAGACCTTTACAGATGGATCTAAGTATAATCCTGCTTTCACGGTTGTAGCACCAGTTACTATTATTACACCACCACCACGACTACTTGATCTTGTGGTAACAGAGAATGTTGCAGGGTATTTGCAAGTACCACACGGTTAG
- the LOC139969228 gene encoding uncharacterized protein, with protein sequence MQTTQRYGSLCNPLSASPIPRAQRTPDPTTEIIPVTCVGSLTSPGYYRKSKYDDWKPINQPTLDDEEDYDRSNVKLKKDNRKVLRLNLSDESDDDVSSSDDDEYNGCQSFRSDDSDGDGTDKSQGRPHGSDDEEGPGPEGQGREGEKQGRDDSRKLRKASSSSSSKSSSDEDDRKLPTKRDCASEDEVEDIWAITDDVISVANKSDEVLKISEDDTLAKGKTEQELRSEREDLLIFGRIRDVKQGTSEKKELKDRLPRGTKKIPTCRAQHSYNRQYTSNRNTNRKTQQKKRQPKHNAPTNKKGEHGDGRSSGRTDTGPSAENHCQEKETTPPPFRPIPACVHVSTNQNNNKPTTYADVCKRRPQITCHKGTNQLFNHPDTPVGKVSPIVTKPSQKQAKHKVQISPALQQPAKGAPSSSATVGMKPKESDVETKTRQADSAIGSSIDYHTVCDNATIITPANADCKPDAISVSSSGTIETNADQTGPKLDDPAILCVSALPPCNPALHPFTQQEYSAFVTAPPSMTSMTPPFVIPDNPYAYTNYVYSLLNQLSPQDLLMIIYELKIMEAMNMSASQNLMHHTTE encoded by the coding sequence ATGCAAACTACACAACGATATGGAAGCTTATGTAATCCCCTTTCAGCCTCTCCTATACCAAGAGCGCAGAGAACGCCCGATCCAACAACGGAAATAATTCCTGTCACGTGTGTTGGAAGTTTGACATCTCCAGGGTACTATCGAAAGTCTAAATATGATGACTGGAAGCCGATTAACCAGCCAACTTTAGATGACGAGGAGGACTACGAcaggtcaaatgtcaaattAAAGAAAGACAACAGGAAAGTATTACGACTGAATCTATCTGACGAGagcgatgatgacgtcagctcctcggATGACGATGAATACAACGGATGTCAGAGCTTTCGCAGTGACGATTCTGACGGAGATGGAACCGATAAATCTCAAGGCAGACCTCATGGATCTGATGACGAGGAGGGACCTGGTCCCGAGGGTCAGGGGAGAGAGGGCGAAAAGCAGGGAAGGGATGATTCACGAAAGCTGAGGAAAGCGTCATCCTCGTCATCATCTAAATCTAGCAGCGATGAAGATGACAGAAAATTACCAACCAAGCGAGATTGTGCGAGTGAAGACGAAGTTGAGGACATTTGGGCTATCACGGATGATGTTATTTCTGTGGCGAATAAATCTGACGAAGTTTTAAAAATATCGGAAGACGACACACTGGCGAAAGGTAAAACGGAGCAAGAACTAAGATCAGAGAGGGAAGACTTGTTGATCTTTGGAAGGATCAGAGATGTAAAACAAGGGACAAGTGAAAAGAAGGAGTTGAAAGATAGACTTCCCAGGGGTACTAAAAAAATCCCAACGTGTCGTGCACAACATTCTTACAATCGCCAGTATACATCAAATCGCAACACTAATAGAAAAACACAACAGAAGAAACGACAACCGAAGCATAATGCTCCGACTAATAAGAAAGGAGAACATGGTGATGGGAGGTCGTCTGGAAGAACTGATACAGGACCATCGGCAGAAAATCATTGTCAAGAAAAGGAGACTACGCCCCCACCATTTAGACCAATTCCAGCTTGTGTACATGTGTCcaccaatcaaaataataacaaaccgACGACATACGCTGATGTTTGTAAAAGACGTCCACAGATCACGTGTCACAAAGGGACTAATCAACTCTTCAATCACCCAGACACCCCTGTTGGAAAAGTTTCACCCATAGTGACCAAACCATCCCAGAAACAAGCCAAACATAAAGTTCAAATATCACCAGCTCTGCAACAACCTGCAAAGGGAGCGCCATCGTCTTCCGCCACAGTTGGTATGAAACCAAAAGAATCGGATGTTGAAACGAAAACCCGGCAAGCAGACTCTGCGATTGGTTCCAGCATCGACTATCATACAGTCTGTGATAATGCAACAATTATAACACCAGCTAACGCTGACTGTAAGCCCGACGCTATTTCTGTCTCATCCAGTGGGACAATCGAGACCAATGCTGACCAAACCGGTCCTAAACTAGATGACCCAGCAATATTATGTGTATCTGCATTGCCTCCTTGTAACCCTGCACTTCATCCATTCACACAACAAGAATATTCCGCGTTTGTCACAGCGCCACCATCAATGACATCAATGACGCCTCCTTTTGTGATACCTGACAATCCATATGCCTATACAAATTACGTATACTCCCTCTTAAACCAATTAAGCCCGCAAGATCTTCTAATGATTATTTATGAACTTAAAATAATGGAAGCTATGAATATGAGCGCTAGTCAGAATTTAATGCACCATACAACTGAATAG
- the LOC139969231 gene encoding uncharacterized protein: protein MRREIIFFFILFTFSESVDPSTTGAATTNDTILELYKLLRNTEHPSLKELDAIKSSDTIRSYFGHVTDGHFYAEHSQKWQVVFPSIHELEDELLLAELHINIATTNVDYIVGMDTNHMLSFPCDSTTPLAVCRRRKLLKSMETTKYIEASNTESAVIDFTEELRKWFSSDGLTTRLVELWTYRGTEDDLRRNDQLTEDMDAVTNQHRRKMVKLLSDRDFLTSTQEYPIDVLQSVNLVVYTKGSFEQSIVHDRMSQSLHLDQNRHRRSTDEERMERRRKKKERQLRNERRQELQRQREAKLAQKSADRGPCRVVEMQVDFQNIGWSKWILYPTNFNAKRCAGHCSGPLEAIHNPSNHAVMQDLIRMKMPGRAPEPCCIPTRLQPLSMLYVEDGTIVVRHHEEMVADECGCR from the exons ATGCGGCGTGAAattatattcttttttattttatttactttttccgAAAGTGTGGATCCATCTACTACTGGAGCAGCTACGACCAACGATACGATCTTAGAATTGTATAAACTTCTCCGAAACACAGAACATCCGTCTTTGAAGGAATTGGACGCAATCAAGTCATCGGATACTATTAGAAGTTACTTTGGACACGTCACTG ATGGTCACTTTTATGCAGAACACTCTCAAAAGTGGCAAGTGGTTTTCCCGTCAATACACGAGTTGGAAGATGAGTTACTCCTTGCCGAGCTCCACATCAACATCGCAACCACCAATGTAGATTACATTGTCGGAATGGACACTAACCATATGCTGAGCTTCCCGTGTGATTCAACGACGCCGTTAGCCGTATGCCGCAGGAGAAAGCTTCTGAAATCCATGGAGACCACCAAGTATATAGAAGCCAGTAATACAGAGAGCGCTGTCATCGATTTCACTGAAGAACTGCGGAAGTGGTTTTCGTCCGATGGCTTGACCACCAGACTGGTTGAGCTTTGGACTTATAGAGGAACAGAAGATGACCTTCGAAGGAATGATCAACTGACCGAAGACATGGATGCAGTGACCAATCAACACAGACGAAAGATGGTAAAGCTCTTGTCTGATCGGGATTTTCTCACCAGTACCCAAGAGTACCCAATTGATGTCCTTCAGAGCGTTAATTTGGTTGTCTACACGAAGGGGTCCTTCGAGCAGTCGATCGTTCACGACAGAATGTCACAATCCCTCCATTTGGACCAGAACAGACATCGCCGAAGCACTGATGAAGAACGTATGGAGAGACggaggaagaagaaagagaggCAACTTCGTAATGAAAGGAGGCAAGAACTTCAACGACAGAGAGAGGCAAAGTTGGCCCAAAAATCAGCTGACAGAGGACCATGTCGTGTGGTTGAAATGCAGGTTGATTTCCAAAACATCGGCTGGAGTAAGTGGATCCTATACCCAACCAATTTCAATGCCAAGAGATGTGCTGGGCATTGCTCTGGTCCCCTGGAAGCCATCCACAACCCAAGTAATCATGCTGTCATGCAGGACCTAATCCGGATGAAGATGCCAGGTAGAGCTCCAGAGCCTTGCTGTATACCAACACGGTTGCAACCACTAAGTATGCTTTACGTAGAGGATGGTACCATAGTCGTTAGACACCATGAGGAGATGGTTGCTGATGAGTGTGGATGCAGGTAA
- the LOC139969289 gene encoding uncharacterized protein, with protein sequence MSKLQSFLPYFSIIQIKVMASSEYSQSEDQVRVVLWAPPRSLSTAFERCISTLYKKHSIHIYHEPFTTAFHLGPERQTMRRQGLLYKLVATDPKYSYKWVKEQLEAPFEGKQVVFFKDLGYSLDGHFEYLPEGYKHTFLIRSPKLVLTSMNNLLLKYPTKVFGLKLGDILPKGWVYKEMYYLYKHLTDTLGLDVTVIDAEDLIERPEEMLALYCETTGIPYEEGMITWRPCTEDMHDWKYSKRLMKLNRIVGQYDRALSSDALGKPSPRVIDISKYPDDCQEAITVSEPYYQKLYEERLRLPTLHGTVK encoded by the coding sequence ATGTCCAAGCTCCAAAGTTTCCTTCCATATTTTTCCATCATTCAGATTAAAGTCATGGCCTCAAGCGAATATTCCCAGAGCGAAGACCAAGTTCGAGTTGTTTTATGGGCGCCACCAAGATCTCTGTCTACTGCGTTTGAACGTTGCATCAGCACACTCTATAAAAAGCACTCGATCCATATTTATCATGAGCCATTTACAACTGCTTTTCATTTAGGTCCAGAACGCCAAACCATGAGGAGGCAGGGACTTTTGTATAAACTGGTCGCAACTGATcctaaatattcatataagtGGGTAAAGGAACAACTCGAAGCACCATTTGAGGGCAAACAAGTCGTATTTTTTAAGGATCTTGGCTATTCCTTAGACGGCCATTTCGAGTATTTACCTGAAGGATACAAACATACTTTCTTAATCAGGAGCCCTAAACTTGTTCTAACCTCTATGAACAACTTATTATTGAAGTACCCAACGAAAGTTTTCGGTTTGAAATTAGGTGATATTTTACCTAAAGGATGGGTTTATAAGGAAATGTACTATTTGTACAAACACCTAACTGATACTTTAGGGCTTGACGTCACAGTGATCGATGCCGAGGATTTAATAGAGCGACCAGAGGAGATGTTGGCGCTTTACTGTGAGACGACAGGCATTCCGTATGAAGAGGGCATGATCACATGGAGACCGTGTACAGAGGATATGCACGACTGGAAATACTCAAAAAGACTAATGAAACTGAACCGCATCGTAGGCCAGTACGACAGAGCTTTAAGTTCAGACGCACTTGGCAAACCAAGTCCTCGGGTTATTGACATATCAAAGTACCCGGATGATTGTCAGGAAGCTATTACAGTCTCTGAGCCATATTATCAAAAACTGTATGAAGAACGGCTTAGATTACCAACCTTACACGGCACCGTGAAATAA